The following coding sequences lie in one Synechococcus sp. PCC 7336 genomic window:
- a CDS encoding GAF domain-containing protein codes for MTRFRRVRPWLSSSYRWTDFHLGDWSNWGKWRWLPLVVGTGVATLGVAFALDLYARERDSLATTLQLETDRLARQVDRHWDSLTLALSQTTQISQGLLSPEAADRDLVWRESAALFIDSFESAEAIAKLDREWNLTDLQARGDRDRRELLALIRQARLAAPELRKDPLAAIWQNGWAILHLPIVGKGEMSIGHHVGLLNVRDLLQYEIGPSELNQLVAVTASHGGQTFWMNGANAARNEHPVRQTIELTNLAVMLEVLPQQEFAFQWHRLSLTVGASSIAIGFIAAGVVRLWQNSDRYYRHIAQIARDLEREVSAHQKSRTDLFTSQQRLQAVLENSPTSIFVKDRQLQYLMANKHFANLCGQSPRDLQGKTDRDLFPEAIAAALEDHDRAVLTSGRPQLCEETAWYAGQVRTQLTALTPLGDEAGEIYALCGIATDITDRQQAQLELQNSATQQRLIAAIAERIRNSLDLGTILTTTVTELRDALQVDRVLIYQFDAQMRGTIAYESVQAGWPTTLGDNLVDECLIEQNEIVEGYRLGDRIHAIADIRDGSLDECYVRLLSDYAVRANLVVPILADGHLWGLLAAHQCSGPRQWQPADIELFQRLSTQVGIAIQQGQLYHQARHQAQQHSILNRIVRDMRDSLDLAQVLQDAVELTLEAFQSSRCAVGLCCESDESFTYGFTASTPGISDMKGCVIPIAGNPLAQSVIASDLPIAADHVQQSPLLADLAIAKARELQIESLLVVGIRFEGQLIGIFNLQQCDRPRQWTASEQQLFARIADQLAVAIQQAKLYEQVRQLNQTLEQQVEQRTAQVSKALGYEATLKRITDKVRDSLDETQILQTAAREVANALMADGCNISLYDSQRQKSHIVVEHTVSLSPAQSTEIDMEQSPYRYARLLQRHSCQFCELDPLFNRPPTAILALPIADDRQVLGDMWIFRCKHWTFGGLEIRLAQQVASQCAIAIRQARLYQTARTQVRELNQLNQLKDDFLSTVSHELRSPVANIKMSLHMLEVGIDNCRPLFPEGEQSQEIADKLDRYLSVLEQECDREIELIQDLLDLQRLEAGTEQLEWEEIDLAAWIPHLVMPFVDRAEQRQQTLEIEIDPHLPAIVSDRPSLQRILSELLLNACKYTPPNEQIALTVAAIPQGICMTFTNSGVEIPARDLPHIFEKFYRATDTDRWKQGGTGLGLALVQRVVNSLEGTIAVTSAELKTSFAIELPLRSKRFAETAIQRSTSIAGEVDAQTQNNSKPTTALPSL; via the coding sequence ATGACAAGATTCCGCCGCGTTCGTCCTTGGCTATCCAGCAGCTACCGGTGGACAGATTTTCATTTGGGCGATTGGAGCAATTGGGGCAAGTGGCGCTGGTTGCCGCTGGTGGTAGGAACTGGAGTAGCGACCCTCGGTGTTGCTTTTGCACTCGATCTTTACGCTCGGGAGCGGGATTCGCTCGCAACGACGCTGCAGCTCGAAACCGATCGTCTCGCCCGACAAGTCGATCGCCATTGGGACAGTTTAACGCTAGCGCTCTCTCAAACGACCCAAATTTCGCAGGGGCTGTTGTCACCTGAAGCTGCCGATCGCGACCTCGTTTGGAGGGAGAGTGCCGCCCTGTTTATTGACAGCTTCGAATCTGCCGAAGCCATCGCGAAGCTCGATCGCGAATGGAACTTGACCGACCTTCAGGCTCGCGGCGATCGCGATCGCCGCGAGTTGCTGGCATTGATTCGGCAAGCTAGATTGGCCGCTCCCGAATTGCGAAAAGATCCGCTAGCCGCAATTTGGCAAAATGGCTGGGCGATTCTCCATCTGCCCATTGTCGGTAAGGGGGAAATGTCTATCGGTCACCATGTAGGGCTCTTAAATGTCCGCGATCTACTGCAGTACGAGATCGGTCCGAGCGAACTGAACCAGCTTGTGGCGGTTACCGCCTCTCATGGGGGGCAAACATTTTGGATGAATGGTGCCAATGCTGCCCGTAACGAACATCCCGTTCGCCAGACGATTGAACTGACGAATTTGGCAGTGATGTTAGAAGTTTTGCCACAACAGGAGTTTGCATTTCAATGGCACCGGCTGTCTCTGACAGTCGGTGCCTCCAGCATTGCGATCGGTTTCATAGCGGCGGGGGTTGTGCGGTTGTGGCAAAACTCAGACCGATATTATCGGCACATTGCTCAGATCGCTCGAGATCTAGAGCGAGAAGTCTCGGCCCACCAAAAATCCCGCACAGACCTGTTTACCAGTCAGCAGCGCCTGCAAGCCGTGCTCGAAAATTCCCCCACTTCTATCTTCGTGAAAGATCGGCAACTGCAATACCTGATGGCTAATAAGCACTTTGCCAATCTGTGCGGCCAATCCCCTCGAGACTTGCAGGGCAAAACCGATCGCGATTTATTCCCCGAGGCGATCGCCGCCGCCCTAGAGGACCACGATCGTGCTGTATTGACTTCCGGCCGCCCTCAACTTTGTGAAGAGACAGCCTGGTATGCCGGACAAGTGCGTACCCAATTGACCGCCCTCACTCCCCTCGGTGACGAAGCGGGCGAAATCTATGCTTTATGCGGCATAGCCACCGATATTACCGATCGCCAACAAGCTCAGTTGGAATTGCAAAATAGCGCCACTCAACAGCGTTTGATTGCAGCCATTGCCGAACGCATCCGCAACTCTCTCGATCTCGGCACCATCCTGACAACCACGGTTACAGAGCTGCGAGATGCCCTGCAGGTCGATCGAGTCTTAATTTATCAATTTGATGCCCAGATGCGGGGCACGATTGCCTACGAATCCGTGCAGGCCGGTTGGCCCACAACCCTTGGAGATAATCTTGTCGATGAATGTCTGATCGAACAAAACGAAATCGTAGAGGGCTACAGACTGGGCGATCGCATTCACGCGATCGCCGATATTCGAGATGGCAGCTTAGATGAATGCTACGTCCGGCTGCTATCTGACTATGCCGTTCGGGCCAACCTAGTCGTGCCCATTTTGGCGGACGGTCACTTGTGGGGGCTGCTCGCGGCTCACCAATGTTCGGGACCGCGCCAGTGGCAGCCAGCCGATATTGAGCTTTTCCAGCGACTGTCCACACAAGTGGGTATTGCCATCCAGCAAGGTCAGCTCTACCATCAAGCCCGCCACCAAGCCCAACAGCATTCGATTCTCAACCGCATTGTCCGAGACATGCGGGATAGCTTAGACCTAGCACAGGTGCTGCAGGATGCGGTCGAATTGACACTAGAAGCGTTTCAATCCAGTCGTTGTGCCGTGGGCTTGTGCTGCGAATCCGATGAGAGCTTCACCTATGGCTTTACCGCATCCACTCCCGGCATCTCGGATATGAAGGGCTGTGTCATTCCGATTGCGGGCAACCCCCTCGCTCAGTCTGTTATCGCCAGTGACTTGCCGATCGCGGCTGACCACGTTCAACAATCTCCCCTGCTTGCGGATTTAGCGATCGCCAAAGCACGGGAGTTACAGATCGAATCTCTCCTAGTGGTCGGCATTCGATTTGAGGGACAGCTCATCGGCATCTTCAATTTGCAACAATGCGATCGTCCCCGCCAATGGACTGCCAGCGAACAACAGTTGTTCGCGCGGATTGCCGATCAGTTGGCGGTTGCAATTCAGCAAGCCAAGTTATACGAGCAAGTGCGGCAGCTCAATCAAACGCTAGAGCAGCAAGTGGAGCAACGGACTGCTCAGGTCTCTAAAGCCTTAGGCTATGAGGCTACCCTCAAGCGCATCACTGACAAAGTCAGAGATAGTTTGGACGAAACCCAGATTTTACAAACTGCTGCGCGGGAGGTGGCGAACGCTCTCATGGCCGACGGTTGCAACATTAGCCTATACGACAGTCAGAGACAGAAATCGCACATTGTGGTGGAACACACTGTCTCCTTGTCTCCCGCTCAGTCAACCGAAATCGATATGGAACAGTCTCCGTATCGCTACGCGCGGCTATTGCAGCGCCATTCCTGCCAGTTTTGCGAGCTCGATCCACTCTTCAATCGCCCTCCCACAGCAATTTTGGCCCTTCCCATTGCTGACGATCGGCAAGTGTTGGGAGACATGTGGATTTTTCGCTGTAAACATTGGACGTTTGGCGGGTTAGAAATCCGTCTGGCCCAGCAAGTGGCCAGCCAGTGCGCGATCGCCATTCGTCAAGCCCGTCTCTATCAGACTGCGCGAACCCAGGTGCGGGAGCTCAATCAGCTCAATCAGCTCAAAGATGATTTTTTAAGTACCGTCTCGCACGAGCTGCGATCGCCCGTAGCCAACATTAAGATGTCGCTGCACATGTTGGAAGTGGGAATTGACAACTGTCGCCCCCTCTTTCCCGAAGGGGAGCAAAGTCAGGAGATTGCCGATAAGCTAGATCGCTATTTAAGCGTGCTCGAACAGGAATGCGATCGCGAAATCGAACTCATTCAAGATCTCCTCGACCTGCAACGGCTAGAAGCAGGGACCGAGCAATTGGAATGGGAGGAGATCGATCTGGCGGCTTGGATTCCCCATCTCGTGATGCCCTTTGTCGATCGAGCCGAACAGCGCCAGCAAACCCTAGAAATAGAGATCGATCCCCACCTCCCTGCGATTGTCTCCGATCGCCCCAGCCTGCAGCGCATTCTGTCCGAATTACTGCTCAATGCTTGCAAGTACACTCCCCCTAACGAACAGATCGCCTTGACGGTCGCAGCCATTCCTCAAGGGATTTGCATGACGTTTACCAACAGTGGCGTGGAAATTCCCGCGCGCGATCTGCCTCATATTTTTGAGAAGTTTTACCGAGCGACCGATACCGATCGTTGGAAGCAAGGGGGGACTGGCCTCGGTTTGGCCCTAGTGCAGCGGGTGGTGAACTCTCTGGAAGGGACGATTGCAGTGACGAGTGCCGAGCTGAAAACCAGCTTTGCGATCGAGTTGCCACTGCGATCGAAGCGATTTGCCGAGACAGCGATTCAGCGTTCGACTTCAATTGCAGGCGAAGTCGACGCCCAGACCCAGAACAACTCCAAGCCCACTACTGCTCTGCCTTCGCTG